From a single Streptomyces rubradiris genomic region:
- the miaA gene encoding tRNA (adenosine(37)-N6)-dimethylallyltransferase MiaA produces MSSAPVAPRVIAVVGPTAAGKSDLGVFLAQQLGGEVVNADSMQLYRGMDIGTAKLTPGERGGVPHHLLDIWDVTVTASVAEYQKLARARIDALLAEGRWPILVGGSGLYVRGAVDNLEFPGTDPEVRARLEEELALRGPGALHARLAAADPEAGRAILPSNGRRIVRALEVIEITGRPFTANLPGHDSVYDTVQIGVDVARPELDDRIARRVDRMWEAGLVDEVRALEAQGLREGRTSSRALGYQQVLAALAGECTEAEARAETVRATKRFARRQDSWFRRDPRVHWLSGAAADREELPQQALALVERPVTA; encoded by the coding sequence GTGAGCAGTGCACCCGTCGCCCCCCGCGTCATCGCCGTCGTAGGCCCCACCGCGGCCGGAAAGTCCGATCTCGGTGTCTTCCTGGCCCAGCAACTCGGCGGCGAGGTCGTCAACGCCGACTCCATGCAGCTGTACCGGGGGATGGACATCGGTACCGCGAAGCTGACGCCCGGGGAACGCGGCGGCGTCCCGCACCACCTGCTGGACATCTGGGACGTGACGGTCACCGCCTCGGTCGCCGAGTACCAGAAACTGGCCCGCGCGCGGATCGACGCGCTGCTCGCCGAGGGCCGCTGGCCCATCCTGGTCGGCGGCTCCGGCCTCTACGTCCGGGGAGCCGTCGACAACCTGGAGTTCCCCGGCACCGACCCCGAGGTCCGGGCCCGGCTGGAGGAGGAGCTGGCGCTGCGCGGCCCGGGCGCCCTGCACGCCCGGCTGGCCGCCGCCGACCCCGAGGCCGGCCGCGCGATCCTGCCGAGCAACGGCCGCCGGATCGTCCGCGCGCTGGAGGTGATCGAGATCACCGGCCGGCCCTTCACGGCCAATCTGCCGGGCCACGACTCGGTGTACGACACCGTCCAGATCGGTGTCGACGTCGCCCGCCCGGAACTGGACGACCGCATCGCGCGGCGCGTCGACCGGATGTGGGAGGCGGGTCTCGTGGACGAGGTACGCGCACTGGAGGCGCAGGGACTGCGCGAGGGGCGCACGTCCTCGCGCGCGCTCGGCTACCAGCAGGTACTCGCGGCGCTGGCCGGGGAGTGCACCGAAGCGGAAGCGCGGGCCGAGACCGTGCGTGCCACGAAGCGCTTCGCGCGCCGCCAGGATTCGTGGTTCAGGCGGGACCCCCGGGTGCACTGGTTGAGTGGGGCCGCCGCGGACCGCGAGGAACTTCCGCAGCAGGCCCTGGCGTTGGTCGAACGACCGGTTACAGCCTGA
- a CDS encoding class III extradiol dioxygenase subunit B-like domain-containing protein encodes MLVAAAVCPCPPLLVPEVAAGAAPELDAARAACSDALGVLAAARPDLLVVVGTAEPGGRGPFPQGTPGTFRGFGVDVDVRLGPATGAAPDRELPASLAVGAWLLERTGWADAPVEGLGVADTLEPERCAETGRELAGRAERVALLVMGDASASRTLKAPGYLDERAAPFDAEAARALGAADVAALRALDPELARELKAAGRAPWQILAGAAHEARLTGTLLYEDAPYGVGYLVATWS; translated from the coding sequence ATGCTTGTCGCCGCCGCAGTCTGCCCCTGCCCCCCGCTGCTCGTGCCCGAGGTCGCCGCGGGTGCCGCACCAGAACTGGACGCCGCACGCGCGGCCTGCTCGGACGCGCTCGGCGTGCTCGCCGCGGCCCGCCCCGACCTGCTGGTGGTCGTCGGCACGGCCGAGCCGGGCGGGCGCGGCCCGTTTCCGCAGGGTACCCCGGGCACGTTCCGCGGGTTCGGGGTCGACGTGGACGTACGTCTGGGCCCCGCCACCGGCGCCGCCCCCGACCGCGAGCTGCCGGCCTCGCTGGCCGTCGGCGCCTGGCTGCTGGAGCGGACCGGCTGGGCGGACGCCCCCGTCGAGGGGCTCGGCGTCGCCGACACGCTGGAGCCCGAACGGTGCGCCGAGACCGGCCGGGAATTGGCCGGCCGGGCCGAACGCGTGGCGCTGCTGGTGATGGGCGACGCCAGCGCCAGCCGCACCCTCAAGGCGCCCGGGTACCTGGACGAGCGCGCGGCGCCCTTCGACGCGGAGGCGGCGCGGGCGCTCGGGGCCGCCGACGTGGCGGCCCTGCGGGCGCTGGACCCCGAGCTCGCCCGTGAACTGAAGGCGGCCGGCCGCGCCCCTTGGCAGATCCTCGCCGGCGCGGCGCACGAGGCCCGCCTCACCGGCACGCTGCTGTACGAGGACGCGCCGTACGGGGTGGGGTACCTGGTCGCTACCTGGTCCTGA
- the miaB gene encoding tRNA (N6-isopentenyl adenosine(37)-C2)-methylthiotransferase MiaB, whose protein sequence is MTSSSDRSPAVDVPAPKSYEIRTYGCQMNVHDSERLAGLLEEAGYVRAPEGADGDADVVVFNTCAVRENADNRLYGNLGRLAPKKASRPGMQIAVGGCLAQKDRDTIVKKAPWVDVVFGTHNIGKLPVLLERARVQEEAQVEIAESLEAFPSTLPTRRESAYAAWVSISVGCNNTCTFCIVPALRGKEKDRRPGDILAEIETLVGEGVSEITLLGQNVNAYGSDIGDREAFSKLLRACGKIEGLERVRFTSPHPRDFTDDVIAAMAETPNVMPQLHMPLQSGSDTVLKAMRRSYRQERYLGIIEKVRAAIPHAAITTDIIVGFPGETEEDFEQTLHVVREARFAQAFTFQYSKRPGTPAATMENQIPKEVVQARYERLVALQEEISWEENKKQVGRTLELMVAEGEGRKDGATHRLSGRAPDNRLVHFTKPGQEVRPGDVVTVEVTYAAPHHLLAEGPVLAVRRTRAGDAWEKRNAAETAKPAGVMLGLPKIGVPEPLPVAAGSGCGCD, encoded by the coding sequence ATGACCAGCAGCAGCGACCGGAGCCCGGCAGTGGACGTTCCCGCCCCCAAGAGTTACGAGATCCGCACCTACGGGTGCCAGATGAACGTCCACGACTCCGAGCGATTGGCCGGGCTGCTCGAAGAGGCCGGATACGTGCGGGCCCCCGAGGGCGCGGACGGGGACGCCGACGTCGTCGTCTTCAACACCTGCGCGGTCCGGGAGAACGCCGACAACCGGCTCTACGGCAACCTCGGCCGGCTCGCGCCGAAGAAGGCATCGCGCCCCGGCATGCAGATCGCGGTCGGCGGCTGCCTCGCGCAGAAGGACCGGGACACCATCGTGAAGAAGGCGCCCTGGGTGGACGTCGTCTTCGGCACGCACAACATCGGCAAGCTGCCCGTCCTGCTGGAGCGCGCCCGCGTCCAGGAGGAGGCGCAGGTGGAGATCGCCGAGTCCCTGGAGGCGTTCCCCTCCACGCTGCCGACCCGCCGCGAGAGCGCCTACGCGGCCTGGGTGTCGATCTCCGTCGGCTGCAACAACACCTGCACCTTCTGCATCGTCCCGGCGCTGCGCGGCAAGGAGAAGGACCGCCGCCCCGGCGACATCCTCGCCGAGATCGAGACCCTGGTCGGCGAGGGCGTCTCGGAGATCACGCTGCTCGGCCAGAACGTCAACGCCTACGGCTCCGACATCGGCGACCGCGAGGCCTTCAGCAAGCTGCTGCGCGCCTGCGGGAAGATCGAGGGCCTGGAGCGGGTCCGCTTCACCTCCCCGCACCCGCGCGACTTCACGGACGACGTGATCGCGGCCATGGCCGAGACCCCGAACGTCATGCCCCAGCTGCACATGCCGCTCCAGTCCGGCTCGGACACGGTCCTGAAGGCGATGCGCCGCTCCTACCGCCAGGAGCGGTACCTGGGGATCATCGAGAAGGTGCGGGCCGCCATCCCGCACGCCGCGATCACCACCGACATCATCGTGGGCTTCCCCGGTGAGACCGAGGAGGACTTCGAGCAGACGCTGCACGTCGTCCGCGAGGCCCGGTTCGCCCAGGCGTTCACCTTCCAGTACTCCAAGCGCCCCGGCACCCCCGCCGCGACCATGGAGAACCAGATCCCCAAGGAGGTCGTCCAGGCGCGCTACGAACGGCTGGTCGCCCTCCAGGAGGAGATCTCCTGGGAGGAGAACAAGAAGCAGGTCGGCCGCACGCTGGAGCTGATGGTCGCCGAGGGCGAGGGCCGCAAGGACGGCGCCACCCACCGCCTCTCCGGCCGCGCCCCGGACAACCGCCTGGTCCACTTCACCAAGCCCGGCCAGGAGGTCCGCCCCGGCGACGTCGTCACCGTCGAGGTCACCTACGCCGCCCCGCACCACCTCCTCGCCGAGGGCCCCGTACTCGCCGTGCGCCGTACGCGCGCGGGCGACGCCTGGGAGAAGCGCAACGCGGCGGAGACCGCCAAGCCGGCGGGCGTGATGCTGGGCCTGCCGAAGATCGGCGTGCCCGAGCCCCTCCCGGTGGCGGCGGGCAGCGGCTGCGGCTGCGACTGA
- a CDS encoding regulator component encodes MRRTSEHAALQRRCAAILRDLGVDRSLTLEELRARVEELRGRPLVLRELPEQAAATGACGLWLGTEDADYVFYETRTAPLHQEHIILHEIGHVLCDHHRSFTDDGEQPAARLLEAPTPHLVRRLMARTSYTTTEEQEAEMIASLILSAGKTGRVAGPLGRLGAFLGVTADAGD; translated from the coding sequence GTGAGGAGAACGAGCGAGCACGCGGCCCTGCAGCGCAGGTGCGCCGCGATCCTGCGGGATCTCGGGGTGGACCGGTCGCTCACCCTGGAGGAGCTCCGCGCGCGGGTGGAGGAGCTGAGAGGCCGTCCGCTCGTGCTCCGGGAGCTGCCCGAGCAGGCGGCGGCCACCGGGGCGTGCGGGCTGTGGCTGGGCACCGAGGACGCCGACTACGTCTTCTACGAGACCAGGACGGCTCCCCTGCACCAGGAGCACATCATCCTGCACGAGATCGGCCATGTGCTGTGCGATCACCACCGGAGCTTCACGGACGACGGTGAGCAGCCGGCCGCCCGGCTCCTGGAGGCTCCCACGCCCCATCTCGTCAGGCGGCTGATGGCCAGAACCAGTTACACGACCACCGAGGAACAAGAAGCCGAGATGATCGCCAGCCTGATCCTGAGCGCCGGGAAGACCGGCCGGGTGGCGGGCCCCCTGGGACGCCTCGGCGCGTTCCTGGGGGTGACCGCCGATGCCGGTGACTGA
- a CDS encoding GH12 family glycosyl hydrolase domain-containing protein: MRPSTHPVRGASGLVGALLAALAALAALLTTAPAAQADTAICEQYGSTTIQGRYVVQNNRWGTSETQCINVTDSGFRITQADGSVPTNGAPKSYPSVFNGCHYTNCSPGTSLPAQLSTISSAPTSISYTYVSNAVYDAAYDIWLDPTPRTDGVSRTEIMVWFNKVGPIQPVGSQVGTATVAGRQWQVWSGNNGSNDVLSFVAPSAITSWSFDVMDFARQAVARGLAQNNWYLTSVQAGFEPWQNGAGLAVNSFSSTVNTGGGGPGGPGTPAACEVTYATSVWPGGFTADVTVTNTSATPVDGWRLAFTLPSGQRVTSAWNAGITPSSGAVMATNLAHNGQIAAGGRVAFGFQGAYRGTFAEPAGFSLNGTACTTA; this comes from the coding sequence ATGCGACCGTCAACGCACCCCGTCCGTGGCGCGAGTGGTCTGGTCGGCGCGCTGCTCGCCGCGCTCGCCGCACTGGCGGCCCTGCTCACCACGGCCCCGGCGGCCCAGGCCGACACCGCGATCTGCGAACAGTACGGCTCGACGACGATCCAGGGCCGCTACGTCGTCCAGAACAACCGCTGGGGCACCAGCGAGACCCAGTGCATCAACGTCACGGACAGCGGCTTCCGGATCACCCAGGCCGACGGCTCGGTCCCGACGAACGGCGCCCCGAAGTCGTACCCGTCCGTCTTCAACGGCTGCCACTACACCAACTGCTCGCCCGGAACCAGCCTTCCGGCCCAGCTCAGCACCATCTCCAGCGCGCCCACCAGCATCTCGTACACCTACGTGAGCAACGCCGTGTACGACGCGGCGTACGACATCTGGCTCGACCCCACGCCCCGTACCGACGGCGTCAGCCGGACCGAGATCATGGTCTGGTTCAACAAGGTGGGTCCGATCCAGCCAGTGGGCTCGCAGGTCGGCACGGCCACCGTGGCCGGGCGCCAGTGGCAGGTGTGGTCCGGCAACAACGGCTCCAACGACGTGCTGTCCTTCGTCGCCCCGTCGGCGATCACCAGCTGGAGCTTCGACGTCATGGACTTCGCCCGGCAGGCCGTCGCCCGCGGACTGGCGCAGAACAACTGGTACCTGACGAGCGTGCAGGCCGGCTTCGAGCCCTGGCAGAACGGTGCCGGGCTCGCCGTGAACTCGTTCTCCTCCACGGTCAACACCGGCGGCGGCGGCCCGGGCGGCCCCGGGACCCCCGCGGCGTGCGAGGTGACGTACGCGACGAGCGTCTGGCCGGGCGGCTTCACCGCCGACGTCACCGTCACCAACACCTCCGCGACCCCGGTCGACGGATGGCGGCTCGCCTTCACCCTGCCCTCCGGACAGCGCGTCACCAGCGCCTGGAACGCCGGGATCACGCCGTCGTCCGGCGCGGTCATGGCCACGAACCTGGCTCACAACGGGCAGATCGCGGCCGGCGGCCGGGTGGCCTTCGGCTTCCAGGGCGCCTACCGCGGCACCTTCGCCGAGCCCGCCGGGTTCAGCCTCAACGGAACCGCCTGCACCACCGCGTGA
- a CDS encoding lytic polysaccharide monooxygenase — protein MARRGRLLSVVAALSTLLAALGLALLGQGSAKAHGVAMLPGSRTYLCYLDGHTGTGGMNPTNPACKDAVAKSGGTPLYNWFAVLDSNAGGRGAGYVPDGTLCSAGDRSPYDFSAYNAARSDWPRTHLTSGATIKAQYSNWAAHPGSFRVYLTKPGWSPTSTLRWADLDLIQTVTNPPQQGSAGTDGGHYYWDMQLPAGRSGDALLFIQWVRSDSQENFFSCSDIVFDGGHGEVTGIGGSGTTPTPAPTPTPTPTPTPTPNPTDPHTGSCMATYSVVSAWNGGFQASVEVMNHGTTPLDGWAVAWKPGTGTKISSLWNGTQVTASDGTVTVRNADHNRVIAADGSTTFGFTATSTGNNLPAGSIGCVTAQGTS, from the coding sequence GTGGCCCGACGCGGCAGGCTCCTGTCGGTCGTGGCGGCCTTGTCGACCCTGCTGGCCGCGCTCGGCCTGGCCCTGCTGGGACAGGGCAGTGCCAAGGCGCACGGCGTGGCGATGCTGCCCGGCTCCCGTACCTACCTGTGTTACCTGGACGGCCACACGGGGACCGGCGGGATGAACCCGACCAACCCCGCCTGCAAGGACGCGGTGGCCAAGAGCGGCGGGACGCCGCTGTACAACTGGTTCGCCGTGCTCGACTCCAACGCCGGTGGCCGCGGCGCCGGTTACGTTCCGGACGGCACCCTGTGCAGCGCCGGCGACCGGTCGCCGTACGACTTCTCCGCGTACAACGCCGCTCGCTCGGACTGGCCGCGCACCCACCTGACCAGCGGGGCGACGATCAAGGCGCAGTACAGCAACTGGGCGGCGCACCCGGGCAGCTTCCGGGTGTACCTCACCAAGCCCGGCTGGTCGCCGACCAGTACGCTGCGCTGGGCCGACCTCGACCTGATCCAGACGGTCACCAACCCGCCCCAGCAGGGCTCGGCCGGCACCGACGGCGGCCACTACTACTGGGACATGCAGCTGCCCGCCGGGCGCTCCGGTGACGCCCTGCTGTTCATCCAGTGGGTCCGCTCGGACAGCCAGGAGAACTTCTTCTCCTGCTCCGACATCGTCTTCGACGGCGGCCACGGCGAGGTGACGGGCATCGGCGGCTCCGGCACCACGCCCACCCCGGCGCCCACGCCCACCCCGACTCCGACCCCGACGCCCACCCCGAACCCGACGGACCCGCACACCGGTTCCTGCATGGCCACGTACTCCGTGGTCAGCGCGTGGAACGGCGGCTTCCAGGCGTCCGTCGAGGTGATGAACCACGGCACCACCCCGCTCGACGGCTGGGCCGTGGCCTGGAAACCAGGCACCGGTACCAAGATCAGCAGCCTGTGGAACGGTACGCAGGTGACGGCGTCCGACGGCACGGTCACCGTCCGCAACGCGGACCACAACCGGGTCATCGCGGCCGACGGCAGTACCACGTTCGGCTTCACCGCCACCTCCACCGGCAACAACCTGCCCGCCGGATCGATCGGTTGCGTCACGGCGCAGGGCACTTCCTGA
- a CDS encoding SDR family NAD(P)-dependent oxidoreductase: protein MEDKRVVIVTGGGSGIGQATARLLGEAGHHVVVSGRRTEPLERLAKETGALAHPSDIGDPDAVEGLVRAAVDTYGRLDGVVLNAGIGRGGAVGDMSLRDWDDVMRTNLTGPLLLLRAAVPHLLESKGAVVAVASVSALRNGTSNAPYATSKAALLQLCRSVAVDYGRQGVRANTVCPGWVRTEMADRRMVRFAEEERLPGGLEDAYAEATRLLPQGRPGEPREVAEAIAWLLSPAASYVNGAVLTVDGGATALDPGTLGFDYRITPRGATTLG, encoded by the coding sequence GTGGAGGACAAGAGGGTTGTCATCGTGACCGGTGGAGGCTCGGGCATCGGACAGGCCACGGCCCGGTTGCTCGGCGAGGCCGGGCACCACGTGGTGGTCTCCGGCCGGCGGACCGAGCCCCTGGAGCGCCTCGCGAAGGAGACCGGCGCGCTGGCGCATCCGTCGGACATCGGGGACCCCGACGCGGTCGAGGGACTCGTCCGGGCGGCTGTGGACACGTACGGCCGGCTCGACGGAGTGGTGCTGAACGCGGGCATCGGGCGCGGCGGAGCCGTCGGCGACATGTCGCTGCGCGACTGGGACGACGTGATGCGCACCAACCTCACCGGCCCGCTGCTCCTGCTGCGCGCGGCTGTCCCGCACCTGCTGGAGTCCAAGGGCGCGGTGGTCGCCGTCGCCTCGGTGTCCGCGCTGCGCAACGGCACGAGCAATGCCCCGTACGCCACCTCCAAGGCGGCCCTGCTCCAGCTGTGCCGTTCCGTCGCCGTGGACTACGGACGGCAGGGCGTGCGGGCCAACACCGTGTGCCCGGGATGGGTGCGCACCGAGATGGCCGACCGGCGCATGGTCCGCTTCGCGGAGGAGGAGCGGCTGCCCGGCGGTTTGGAGGACGCCTACGCGGAGGCGACCAGGCTGCTGCCCCAGGGCCGCCCCGGCGAGCCCCGCGAGGTCGCGGAGGCGATCGCCTGGCTGCTGTCCCCGGCGGCGTCCTACGTCAACGGAGCGGTGCTCACCGTGGACGGCGGGGCGACGGCCCTCGACCCCGGCACGCTCGGGTTCGACTACCGCATCACGCCACGCGGCGCCACCACCCTCGGCTGA
- a CDS encoding MAB_1171c family putative transporter, translating to MPVTELAARVGLASVVALWCALGWRARPALREPRLRGLWITVLAAATAITLFQRGVVTALTSIGIDVHTVSLARNLIGVLSAGLVLLFVVDCRRSPRLRRSVAAGLTAALAALLVLDLLGAGEPIGAASAQRPASATAAYWLILSVAHLLGDAVALVVCWRYSLRTTERDLVWSLRLFAVGSVLAAVFWCGYLGHLYGLAPSVLPWLSMVMGAHGFLRAASLLVPTATALARTAAALRTSWRLWPLWRDLVTAVPHVALARPRRSRLQEVLRPRYPPVLQAHRQTIETYDALLTLQQYVRPDAYEQAQRHARRAGVPEDRLACAALAGAVGQARRAVLVGVPPSDPRPLPGVTHGSSETLLGIARMWPSMTDALPCPAQPSPATGHAETR from the coding sequence ATGCCGGTGACTGAGCTGGCGGCCCGGGTCGGACTCGCCAGCGTCGTCGCTCTCTGGTGCGCCCTCGGCTGGCGGGCGCGCCCGGCGCTGCGCGAGCCGCGGCTACGGGGGCTGTGGATCACCGTGCTGGCGGCGGCCACCGCGATCACGCTCTTCCAGCGGGGAGTCGTCACCGCGCTCACGTCCATCGGCATCGACGTTCACACGGTGTCGCTGGCGCGCAATCTGATCGGGGTCCTCAGCGCGGGACTGGTCCTGCTCTTCGTGGTGGACTGTCGGCGCTCCCCGCGGCTGCGCCGCTCGGTGGCGGCGGGGCTGACTGCGGCCCTGGCGGCGCTGCTCGTGCTGGATCTGCTGGGGGCCGGTGAGCCGATCGGGGCGGCGTCCGCGCAGCGGCCCGCGTCCGCGACGGCCGCCTACTGGCTGATCCTCAGCGTCGCCCACCTGCTCGGCGACGCCGTCGCCCTGGTGGTGTGCTGGCGCTACAGCCTGCGCACGACGGAACGCGATCTGGTGTGGTCGCTGCGGCTGTTCGCGGTGGGCAGCGTCCTCGCCGCGGTCTTCTGGTGCGGTTACCTCGGCCACCTCTACGGACTCGCGCCGTCCGTGCTGCCCTGGCTGTCCATGGTGATGGGGGCGCACGGCTTCCTGCGGGCGGCGTCGCTGCTGGTGCCCACCGCGACCGCGCTGGCCCGGACGGCCGCCGCGCTGCGGACCTCCTGGCGGCTGTGGCCGCTGTGGCGGGACCTGGTCACGGCGGTCCCCCACGTGGCGCTCGCCAGGCCCCGGCGCAGCCGGCTCCAGGAGGTGCTCCGGCCGCGCTACCCACCGGTGCTCCAGGCGCACCGGCAGACCATCGAGACGTACGACGCGCTGCTGACGCTCCAGCAGTACGTGCGGCCGGACGCCTACGAGCAGGCGCAGCGGCACGCCCGGCGGGCCGGGGTGCCGGAGGACCGCCTCGCCTGTGCGGCGCTGGCCGGCGCCGTGGGCCAGGCCCGGCGTGCCGTGCTCGTCGGCGTGCCGCCGTCCGACCCGCGCCCGCTGCCCGGGGTGACACACGGCAGTTCCGAGACCCTGCTGGGAATCGCCCGCATGTGGCCCTCCATGACCGACGCACTGCCTTGCCCCGCACAGCCCTCTCCCGCCACGGGCCACGCGGAGACGCGCTGA
- a CDS encoding antitoxin encodes MGLMDNMKARLGPAKDKVSDLARQHGDKVQHGIDRAAKAVDERTKGKYSDRIQAGTGKAKEAMDRLAHKSGPTATPPPPDPTTPTRPEGPPPTS; translated from the coding sequence ATGGGTCTGATGGACAACATGAAGGCCAGGCTGGGCCCGGCCAAGGACAAGGTCTCGGACCTCGCCCGGCAGCATGGGGACAAGGTCCAGCACGGGATCGACAGGGCCGCCAAGGCCGTCGACGAGCGGACCAAGGGCAAGTACAGCGACAGGATCCAGGCGGGCACGGGCAAGGCCAAGGAGGCCATGGACCGCCTCGCGCACAAGAGCGGCCCCACGGCGACGCCGCCGCCCCCCGACCCGACGACCCCGACCCGCCCGGAGGGACCGCCACCGACTTCATGA
- a CDS encoding LacI family DNA-binding transcriptional regulator — MGRRRPDTPTLEEVAARAGVGRGTVSRVVNNAAGVRESTRQAVQQAIAELGYVPNLAARTLAGRRADAVALVVTEPDWRLFAEPFFSEIVSSLGDALADTGMQLLLTMVRSDTERKRFLEYARGGRVDGALLVSVRADDTLPDMLAEARLPTVMLGRRSGDEHVSYVDADNAGGARSAVTHLLATGHKAIATITGPLDMYVAQSRLRGYRQALAAAGLSTDESWIAEGDFTEESGRRAMARLLERHPEVDAVLAASDTTAAGALRELHATGRRVPEDVAVIGFDDFPLAEQTEPRLTTVRQPLAEIGRAMVRLLLEELEEPSLAWRHVILRTELIRRDSA; from the coding sequence ATGGGCAGGCGGCGCCCTGACACGCCGACGCTGGAGGAGGTGGCCGCCCGCGCAGGAGTGGGCCGGGGCACGGTCTCCCGCGTCGTCAACAACGCGGCGGGGGTGAGGGAATCGACGCGCCAGGCCGTGCAGCAGGCCATCGCCGAACTGGGGTACGTGCCCAATCTCGCGGCCCGGACCCTGGCCGGCCGGCGTGCCGACGCGGTCGCGCTGGTCGTCACGGAGCCGGACTGGCGGCTGTTCGCGGAGCCCTTCTTCTCGGAGATCGTCAGCTCGCTCGGCGACGCGCTGGCCGACACCGGGATGCAGTTGCTGCTGACGATGGTCCGCTCGGACACCGAACGCAAGCGCTTCTTGGAGTACGCGCGCGGCGGCCGGGTGGACGGCGCGCTACTGGTCTCGGTGCGCGCCGACGACACCCTGCCGGACATGCTCGCCGAGGCCCGGCTGCCGACCGTCATGCTGGGCCGCCGCTCGGGCGACGAGCACGTCAGCTACGTCGACGCGGACAACGCCGGCGGCGCCCGCAGCGCGGTCACCCATCTGCTGGCCACGGGCCACAAGGCGATCGCGACGATCACCGGGCCGCTGGACATGTACGTCGCCCAGTCCCGGCTGCGCGGCTACCGCCAGGCGCTCGCCGCGGCCGGGCTGAGCACCGACGAGTCCTGGATCGCCGAGGGCGACTTCACCGAGGAGAGCGGCCGGCGCGCCATGGCCCGGCTGCTCGAACGGCACCCGGAGGTCGACGCGGTGCTCGCCGCGTCGGACACCACGGCGGCCGGCGCGCTGCGGGAGCTGCACGCGACGGGACGCCGGGTGCCGGAGGACGTCGCCGTCATCGGTTTCGACGACTTCCCGCTGGCCGAACAGACCGAGCCCCGCCTGACCACGGTCCGCCAGCCGCTGGCGGAGATCGGCCGGGCGATGGTCCGGCTCCTGCTGGAGGAACTGGAGGAACCGTCCCTGGCCTGGCGCCATGTCATCCTCCGCACAGAGCTGATACGACGCGACTCGGCCTGA
- the dapF gene encoding diaminopimelate epimerase, protein MSTRIAFLKGHGTENDFVILPDPENAFDLSPAAVAALCDRRAGIGGDGLLRVVRSAAHPEARAMAGEAEWFMDYRNGDGSIAEMCGNGTRVFARYLQHAGHVTEGDLAIATRAGVKTVHIAKDGDITIGMGRARLPEGDVTVTVAERSWPARNVNMGNPHAVAFVADLAHAGDLRTAPPVSPASVYPDGVNVEFVVDRGPRHVAMRVHERGSGETRSCGTGACAVAVAAARRDGADPAVTGTPATYTVDVPGGRLVITERPDGEIEMTGPAVIVAEGEIDAEWLAQALG, encoded by the coding sequence ATGAGCACACGGATCGCCTTCCTCAAGGGTCACGGCACGGAGAACGACTTCGTGATCCTCCCGGACCCGGAGAACGCTTTCGACCTGTCCCCGGCAGCCGTGGCCGCGCTGTGCGACCGCCGGGCGGGCATCGGAGGCGACGGCCTGCTGCGCGTCGTACGGTCCGCGGCGCACCCGGAGGCCCGGGCGATGGCCGGCGAGGCCGAGTGGTTCATGGACTACCGCAACGGCGACGGCTCGATCGCCGAGATGTGCGGCAACGGCACCCGTGTGTTCGCGCGCTACCTCCAGCACGCCGGACATGTGACCGAAGGCGACCTGGCGATCGCCACGCGCGCGGGCGTGAAGACTGTCCACATCGCGAAGGACGGTGACATCACGATCGGGATGGGCCGTGCCCGGCTCCCCGAAGGGGACGTCACGGTGACCGTCGCCGAGCGCAGCTGGCCCGCGCGCAACGTCAACATGGGCAACCCCCACGCGGTGGCCTTCGTGGCCGACCTGGCGCACGCCGGCGATCTGCGCACCGCGCCGCCGGTCAGCCCGGCGAGCGTCTACCCGGACGGTGTGAACGTCGAGTTCGTCGTCGACCGGGGCCCCCGGCACGTCGCCATGCGCGTGCACGAGCGCGGCTCCGGCGAGACCCGCTCGTGCGGCACGGGCGCGTGCGCCGTCGCCGTGGCCGCCGCCCGCCGGGACGGCGCCGACCCGGCCGTCACCGGCACCCCGGCCACGTACACCGTCGACGTGCCCGGCGGACGCCTGGTCATCACCGAGCGGCCGGACGGCGAGATCGAGATGACCGGACCCGCCGTGATCGTCGCCGAGGGCGAGATCGACGCCGAGTGGCTGGCGCAGGCGCTCGGCTGA